Part of the Kineococcus aurantiacus genome, TGAGAGTTGACGCGGGGCGATGACGGGGGGCGACGTGGGGCACGACAGTCGAGGCGGTCTGCGGCACGGCGTGGGAGCGGCGGAGGCGGCCAGCACGGCACCGCTGCGCACGCTGCTGCGCGAGGACTTCGAACGCCACTCCCGGTCCCTGGTGCACCCGGGCCTGCACGCCCTCGTCGTCCACCGCATCGGGTTCTGGGGCCTGTCCCAGCCCGCGCCCGTGCGCCGGGCGGTCAAGGTGGCGCACCGGCTCGTCAACCGGCTCGTCATCCAGAACCTCTACGGCACCGAGATCGCCGACGAGGCGATCATCGGCCGGCGGGTCGCCATCGGCCACCACCAGGCCGTGCAGATCCCCGCGTTCGCCGTGATCGGCGACGACTCGACCCTGCGGTCGGGCATCACCATCGGGTTCACCGACGGCGCCGAGACCCGGCGCGAAGCCGTCCCGCACATCGGCCGCGACGTCTCCATCGGGCCCGGTGCGGTCCTCGTCGGGGCCATCACCGTCGGCGACGGCGCCCAGATCGGGCCCAACGCCAACGTCAGC contains:
- a CDS encoding serine O-acetyltransferase; its protein translation is MGAAEAASTAPLRTLLREDFERHSRSLVHPGLHALVVHRIGFWGLSQPAPVRRAVKVAHRLVNRLVIQNLYGTEIADEAIIGRRVAIGHHQAVQIPAFAVIGDDSTLRSGITIGFTDGAETRREAVPHIGRDVSIGPGAVLVGAITVGDGAQIGPNANVSTDVPAGATAFAPPARILRPQARAQGAQRAEPDHTRTA